One Anabas testudineus chromosome 15, fAnaTes1.2, whole genome shotgun sequence genomic window carries:
- the chst3a gene encoding carbohydrate sulfotransferase 3a: protein MTSYDRHPHKTLGIQLQRRDSRMKPKYAVAFICIVALVIIEKESNIISRVSDKLIQRQTPQTPVDHNNTTQNGSLSMLKRLLSKLIGRKENYSNFPDLGTNSYRGGRKHILLLATTRTGSSFVGEFFNHHGENMFYLFEPLWHVERMLTTAAEANNGTVLGGIYRDVLQGLFLCDFSLLEKFISPPPQDHVTPALFRRESSLSLCEEHVCSPVIKDVFERYHCKTRRCGPLNLTLASKSCLSKPHHAIKTVRVRQLETLQTLMEDPRLDMRVIQLVRDPRAILASRMVAFSSKYQTWKAWAQDGQVPEDDEEVKRLKGNCDNIRMSAEVGLSQPQWLKSRYMLVRYEDIARYPMQKAEEMYRFTGIPFSPQAREWILRNTQTTQEASGIYSTQKNSSEQAEKWRFRIPFTLAQAVQRVCGPTMELFGYRFVDDEKTLTNKSISLLEDRVFP, encoded by the exons ATGACAAGCTATGACCGACATCCACACAAGACTCTAGGCATCCAGTTACAACGCCGGGACTCAAGAATGAAGCCCAAATATGCAGTTGCCTTCATCTGTATTGTTGCCCTGGTTATCATCGAAAAGGAAAGCAACATCATATCAAG GGTCTCTGACAAGCTGATCCAGAGGCAGACTCCACAGACTCCAGTggatcacaacaacacaacacaaaatggcTCCCTGTCCATGCTCAAAAGGCTGCTGTCTAAGCTCATTGGTAGAAAGGAGAATTACTCAAATTTCCCTGATTTAGGCACGAACAGCTACAGAGGTGGCCGTAAGCACATACTGCTCTTGGCCACCACACGAACAGGCTCCTCATTTGTAGGTGAATTTTTCAACCACCATGGAGAGAACATGTTTTACCTGTTTGAGCCTTTGTGGCACGTTGAGCGCATGCTGACCACGGCAGCAGAGGCAAACAATGGGACAGTGTTGGGAGGAATCTACCGGGATGTACTCCAGGGGCTCTTCCTGTGTGATTTCTCTCTTCTTGAGAAGTTCATCTCTCCCCCACCTCAGGACCATGTCACCCCAGCTCTTTTCCGCAGGGAGTCCAGTTTGTCTCTCTGTGAAGAACATGTCTGCAGCCCTGTAATCAAGGATGTCTTTGAGAG GTATCACTGTAAGACTCGCCGCTGTGGGCCGCTGAACTTGACCCTTGCATCCAAATCCTGCCTTTCCAAACCACACCATGCTATTAAGACTGTCCGCGTGCGCCAGCTGGAAACATTGCAGACATTAATGGAGGACCCTCGCCTGGATATGAGAGTGATCCAGCTTGTTCGAGATCCACGGGCCATTTTAGCATCCCGCATGGTGGCTTTCTCTTCAAAATACCAGACATGGAAGGCCTGGGCGCAGGACGGCCAGGTACCTGAAGATGATGAGGAGGTGAAGAGGCTCAAAGGAAACTGTGACAATATTAGGATGTCTGCAGAGGTGGGGCTGAGCCAGCCTCAGTGGTTGAAGAGCCGCTACATGTTGGTGCGTTATGAGGATATTGCTCGCTATCCCATGCAGAAGGCAGAGGAGATGTACAGATTCACGGGGATACCGTTTAGTCCCCAGGCTAGGGAGTGGATTCTGAGGAACACGCAGACCACGCAGGAAGCTAGCGGGATTTACTCCACGCAGAAGAACTCATCAGAGCAGGCAGAGAAGTGGAGATTTAGAATTCCTTTTACACTGGCTCAGGCAGTGCAGAGAGTGTGCGGACCCACCATGGAGCTTTTTGGGTACAGGTTTGTGGATGATGAAAAGACATTGACCAATAAATCCATCAGTTTACTGGAGGATAGAGTGTTTCCCTAG